GTACCGAGACCCGCTGCGGGGATGACGGCCTTACGGACAGCATTGTTATGGTGAGTCACCGGACTAATCTAACGGAAGGATCACGTCAAAAGGTAAACCCCCGCCGTGCGGGTGTGCACAATCTGTTGACGTTCACGTCCGGCAAGGGCAGCGCTGCCCCCCCCGGACCACTTCGACGAAACGGACGGACATGGAATCCAAGGAAGAAATCCGCAGCGCCCGACGGCTGCAGCGGCGAAACCGCACGCCGGAACAAATTGCCGCGGCCGGAGAGGCGCTGGCACGGCACGGGGTGAGTTGGGCGAAGGACGTCTCAGGCGGGTCCCCGGCCACCTTTACCGTCTACTTGGGCGTGGCCTTCGAGCCGCCCACCCTGCCATTGATTGAGGCGCTGCATCAAGAGGGGCACAGGATCCTGTTGCCCGTCTGCGAGCCCGGGCGCACGATGAGCTGGGTGGAATGGACGCCGGAAACCACCTTCGTGAGGTCCACATACGCCCCCATCGATGAGCCCGAGGGCGAGAGGCTTACCAGTGCGGTGGCAGGAGCGGACGCGGCAGGCATCTTCATGCCCGCGACTGCCGTTGACGGCGATGGCAACAGGATCGGCCAGGGCGGCGGATACTATGACCGCTTCCTCCAGGGCCTCAAGGATTCGGCGCAGCGGCCGCGCACCATAGCGGTGACGTACGACGACGACGTGTTGCCGTCCGGTGCTATTCCCGCCGAGGCTTTTGACCAGCCGGTTACGGAAGTTCTGACGCCCTCGGGAATTGTCCGGCTCGGCCGGTAGTTATATGCCGTGGTATCCCGCACAGATAACGACCGGTCGACCGGCGGAATCCACGGGATGATAGAATTGGCACTCAGGCCCTGCGACTGCTAAGGGAGGTTGTCCTCCCCGCGCCGCCGCCGGACCTGAACTTTGTTCTGAAGGAGGAATTCAGTGCCCACTTACGCATACGCCTGCAAAGACTGCAACCATGCCTTTGACCTCGTGCAGTCCTTTTCGGACGATTCCCTGACGGAGTGCCCGGAGTGCAAGGGTGCGCTTCGCAAGAAGTTCAACAGCGTCGGCGTCGTTTTCAAGGGCTCAGGGTTCTACCGCACGGATTCCCGCGATTCCAAGGGAAGCACGGTTTCGGCCGCTCCTTCGGCTCCCGCGACCCCGGCACCCGCTGCGACTCCTGCGCCTGCTGCCGCCGCCAGCTGATCGCTTTATCCACATAGGGCTTCCGGCCGCTCCCCTGCGGCCGGACCCCTTGGCTAGCGTGGCCATATGCCACTCAAGCCACCCTCCGCACCGCGCTTCCGCACCAGGCAAACGCCCTTCGGGACCCGGCGCCATCAGGGCACCACCCGTACAACAGACCCAAGCGGTCACGGGCAGCACTGGACAGCCACCGCCGCTTCCTTCGGAGCCAGGCATCGGCGCCTGACAGTGGCCCTGCTGCTCTGCCTGGCCACCGGAATCGCCGTCCAGCAACTTACTCCAGTTCCCGAGCAACAGGTCAGCATAGTGGTTTCGGCCAGGGACCTCCCGGTCGGCGCCAGCGTCTCTGAAGCAGACTTCATCACCGCCGGCATACCCCGAAGCGCTTCCTTCCCCGGAGCCATCGAGGACCCTGCACGTCTTCAAGGCCGCCAACTCGCTGCACCACTGGCCAAAGGCCAAATCCCCACCGAGACCAGCTTCCTGGGTCCGGGATTGCTCACCGGTGCACCGCCGGGGTCGGCCGCCGTCCCGCTCCGAATGGCCGACCCGGCATCAATTCGCTTACTCTCGCCCGGGCAGCTCATCTCGGTCATCCTCTCGGCCAGCGAGGCATCCGCATCTTCCCCACGCCATGACGTGCTGGCAGGGGCCGTTCCTGTGCTGTGGACCTCAGCCCAAGGCGATGCCCCCGGTCAATGGCCGGGCACATCCGAAGCGGACGGGTTGGTAGTGGTAGCCGCAGACCCCCAGCAAGCAGAAAAGCTTGCCGGCGCTTCAACGCACGGCAAGCTTTTCTTTATGTTGGTGCATGGACCCCAATCCGGCCCACCGGACACTGCAGAATGAACGTCAGCCCCAGTGCGGGGGCTTCTGCTCCTTCAGCCATTGGTCATGGTCATAGCCGGGTTCGTCACCCCATCGGCGCGGATCATCTTCGGCCGCCTTATTCGGCAGGACGCCTTCAGCACTGGGCTTAGCCGCAGCACGCTTTCCCTTGGCGTCCTCGGGTGCCTCACTATCCACTTCCGGTTCTTCCTTTTCCGTGCTTTCCGTCATGCCGGCAGCGTCTGCGTTGCCTTCATCATCGTCCGTTGCCTGGGCCATCCCGTCGGTACTCCCCTTGCTTCCGGACTCGCCGCTTCCGGATTCGTCGCTGCCCTTGGCTTTGGCCACATCCTGGCTCTTAGCGCCGGGTTCAGCCGGGTTCAGGGTCGCTTCTTTCCCGTCACCGGTTGCGGCCCCTGACGCAACGCCCATCGGAGTTGCCGGTGATGAGCGAATGTAGGAGGGCTGGACGTCACGCAAGTCCAATTGTTCTACATCCATGTCCAGGAAACCATGGTGGGGCGCAGTCGCCGGCTGCGGAACGTGGTTTTCGAGCCCCAAGTAGGAGCCGATCCGATCGGCACATGAGGAGGGATCGGTGAAAACCTCGATGGTCCACAAGGACATGTAGCGCCATCCCATCCGCTCAAGCAACTGCGGGCGGAGCCTGCTGCGCTCACGGACGCTCATCCGGCGGTACCGTTCCGTACCATCCGACTCGATGGCCACGGGGGTAGGAATCTCCGCGCCTTCCCTGCCGATGGTGTGCACGGGATCGGCGGCTGCGGCAATATCCAGGACGCCATCGTAGAGATGCCAAACCCGGGCTCCCCTCGCCCGCAATCTCTCACCGAGGTCGGCAACCAGCGGATCTTCACCCAGGGCCTGTTCGCTGGCCACCGCGCGGGAAGCGGGTGTACCCAGATTGCTGTTACCCGAAAGCTCGCGGTCCAGCAGTTCGTAGAAATCAACCGCACCATGCGAAAGCCGGTCAAGGTCCAGGTCCTCCGGGCGGAAGCAGCTCAGGACGTGCATCGAGCGCCTGGCCCGGGTCATGGCCAACGCGAAGCGGTTCCGCCCACCCTCAGTGGACAACGGACCGAAGGAGTGCAGTGCACGGCCGTGCGGCGTGCGGCCATAGCCGAGCGAGAAGATCACGTGATCCCGCACAAGGCCCTGCGCCCGCTCCAGGTCAACCACCCGGAAGGACTCCGGACCGGCACCGAAGAAGGTCTGCAGCAGCGGGTGGTTGGGCAACTGCAACCTGATGGCCTCACCGATCCGGGCCGCGTGGCGCAGGCTGGCCGTCACAACAGCCAACGAGGTGCGGGGCCGCAGGCGGGCGTGTTCGAAGACCAGGTCAACTACCCGGTTCACCTCGGCTGCGACGGATTCAACACCCTCATGGTCGGCTCCCGGCAGGCCGGTGCCGTCAGGAATGTACTCCACCACAATGGAGCGGTCCAGGCCCGTTACGGAGCTGCCGTCGGGGAGCCGCCGAAGTCCGCCGTCGTAATAGTTCTTGCTCAGCTGCAGGACCAGGTCCTCGTCCACCGCACGGTAGACCCAGTTCAATTGCCACGTTGGCAGAATCCGTGCCAGTGCTTTGAAGGCGCTGTCCACGGCTTCGTGGCTGGCTACCCCCGCTACCGGAGGTTCCACGGCCACGCTGAACGTGCGCGCATTGGCGATCTTCGCGTCACCGAAAGCCACCACCTGACGGGCCCGGGCAATAGCCGGGAGCACCGCTTGGAGGGACGTCGATTCGGCGTCGATGATCACCACGGCATCGAACTTCTGCTCGGCCGGAAGAACCCCGGTGAGAAGGTAGGGGCTGACCGACCAGACCGGGACCAAGCGCGGAACCAGGTCCGGCGCCTGTGCGCTCAGGGCAGGCAGGGTAACCCTGCCGTCCTTGAGCAAAGCACGAAGAAGTTCGGCTTGGCGCGGATGTTCCTCGATCCCCTGGCGCCACTTGGACGCGAGCTGCCACCGCAATCGGGCGGCCCCGCTGGCAATGTGCGCCTGGTCGGCGAGGCGGAACTCGGCTTCCAGCTTGCGCAAGGAGTCGCCGTCGGACATAGCCAGGTAATCGTCCCCGCTGATCATGGCTTCCAGAGCGGACTGCCACCAGGCCAGATCCAGCTCAGCGGCCACGGATTCGGCGGGCACCTCGCGCGCAGCGAGGTCTGCCAGGAGCTCACCCAGGCCGTGCTCGCGCATCTGTTCGATGAGGAGGGTACGTTCGGGCAGCGTCTCCAAGGTGGCGGTATCGGCCACCAAACGCTCCAACCGCTCCATCAGCTCTTCATAGGGCGTCTTATGCAGGGAGCCGCCATCGGAGGTGTACTTCAACGCCTCCCCCAGACGCTGCAGTTCGCCTTCCAATTCACGGTAAAGCGCGCCCAGATCCGCAAGACCGGACGGTACAGCGGGATGCCTCTGCGTTGTGGCGTAGCCAGCCCACAGCGCACGCTGCTCCTGAACGAGGACCAGCGAGCTGTGCAGATCAGCTATGTGGACGCCGGGACGAACGTATTCCTTGGCCACACGGCGCAGCCTGGAACGTTGCATGGAGGGCATCTCGATGTTGCGTTCCCGCCGCCAGGCCGAGGTGGCCGTGGCCGAGATCAGGTCATGGACCGGACGGTCGAAAATATCCGGGGTGAACTTGTCCAGGCTCTCGCGCACCGCGATCAGCAGTTCCAGCTGCGTGCCCCACTCAGCGAAGGTATCGCCCAGGCGGATCTCTGCGTGGTCCGCCAGTTGCTTCATGCGCTCCCGGAGAACAGGAAGCTTCTCTTCCGCCACTTGGGCCAGCTGCCGGGCCTCTTCGGTTTCCTTGCGGGTGAGGAGCCGGGCCCCGTACCAGGGGCTCGACGTCGATGCCCGGCTGAAGCTGCCAAGTTCCGCGGCGCGGCGCAAACGGCCAGCCAGCTCCTCGCGGTCCTTAATGTTGTCCAGCACGCTGCGCTTGAGTCGAACGGTGGTGGACGGTGCCGGGTGGATGGACGTCAGCTCGGCCAGCGACTGCATGGCCTGGTATGGGGAGCACCCCCACCGTTCACGGACGTTGTGCAGCGAGGCAACATGGTCCACCAGGGCATGCCGGTGGCCGGTCAACGTGGCATGCAGGTTGCCGAGCTGCGGCTCCAGGGCTTTCTCGTTCCGCATGATTGCACGGACCAACTGGCCCTTCAATTGCTGCGGCGTGGTGCCGTTGCCGGGCCGGAAAAGCATGGAATCCAGACCGAGGGACTCCAAATGTGCAGACAGGCCCGCAACACTGGATTGACGTTCGCCAACCACCAGCACGGACTTGCCTTCGCTGACCAGGGCGCCGATCGCGTTGATGGCGGTCTGGGTTTGGCCGCTGCCGGGAGGCGTGCTGACCACCAGGGAGTCACCGGCCCGGACCGCATCCACGACGTACTGCTGGTCGGTATCGGCATCCAACAGCAGAAGCTCATCGGCGGGATCGCGATCATCCAAGCTGGGGAAACGCCCGGCCTTGATGGGCTCCGGTTCAATATCGGCACCATTGGCGACCGCTGCCAGCGCGGCGACGATGGGGTTGTTCATGTTGATCCACGGATCATCGAGATTGCCCGAAAGGTCGGCCAATGTGGTGACCAAGAGGTTGAACTCCACCTCGGCGCCGTGGATGGGCTGTACGAGCGTGGCAAGGCGGTCGAGGACCGGTTGGGGATCCAGCCGCGCGGTGTTGTAGGCCATGCGTGCCACAGCGTTGACGTCGAAGACGATGCCGTGAACATTCTTCAGATGGCGCACCAGGGCCGGATTGATGCGGGCCTGTTCGGTCAACTGCAGTTCGAAGTCGTCCTCGCCCGGACGAACAGTGAGTGCAATGGACGTCAGCATCACGGGAGCCGAAACGCGCTGCGGCTTCCCACCGACGGCCGATGTCCACACCACAGTGCCGGCCGACAGATAGCCTGCCTCAATGCCGCGGTCGTTGCCCAGCTCGAAGATCTTTGAGCGGATGTTCCGGGCGGCACGGGCTGCAACAATGTATTGCTGCCTGTCCCGGATCAGCGTGGACAGGCGCGTTCTGCGCCCCGCCAACAACTGCGCCAGTCCGGATGGATGGGCGTTGCTGAGATCAATGGCGCCTTCGGGCGTCTTGACGAAACGCAGCATCGTGTCCGCACCAGTAACGGGCTTAAGTCCGGACAGCCATTTCCGGAGCTCTTCGGAGCCGTCCTCGTGGCCTTGACTTACTGACACAACTTCTGCCTTCTTTTCTGTACTAGCTTTAGACGCCTTGGACCATACCGGCATACTTTCGAGGGTAGCGGGAATACCCTGCAAGCCCGCTTCACGACACTGGCCGGGGAAAAAATCGACCACAATTCGTGGGTGCCGCCACATTCGGGCCGGCCCCTGGATAACGCAATGGCCGGCCTCCGAAAAGGAGACCGGCCATTTACGATGCTATTCCCACTCGATGGTTCCCGGCGGCTTGCTGGTCACGTCCAGCACTACGCGGTTGACGCCATCCACCTCGTTGGTGATGCGGTTGGAGATACGTGCCAGAAGGTCATACGGCAAGCGCGACCAGTCTGCCGTCATGGCGTCCTCGGAGGACACCGGGCGCAGGACAATGGGGTGGCCGTAGGTCCGGCCGTCGCCCTGCACGCCAACGCTGCGGACGTCTGCGAGCAGCACCACCGGCATCTGCCAAACGTCGTTGTCCAGGCCGGCAGCGGTCAGCTCGGCGCGGGCAATGGCGTCGGCCTTGCGGAGGAGGTCAAGCCGTTCCTTGTTGACTTCGCCGACGATCCGGATCCCCAGGCCGGGGCCGGGGAACGGCTGGCGGCCAACGATTTCCTGGGGCAGGCCGAGCTGTGCGCCAACGGCGCGTACCTCGTCCTTGAAGAGGGCGCGCAGCGGCTCAACGAGCTCGAACTGCAGGTCCTCCGGGAGCCCGCCAACGTTGTGGTGGCTCTTGATGTTGGCTGCGCCCTCACCACCGCCGGATTCGACGACGTCCGGGTACAGGGTGCCCTGCACGAGGAACTTGATCTTCTCACCCTCGGCCGCGGCCTGGGCAATGATGGCCCGTTCCGCTTCTTCGAAGGCCCGGATGAACTCACGGCCGATGATCTTGCGCTTGGTCTCCGGATCACTGACCCCGGCCAGTGCGTTGAGGAAACGCTCTTGTTCGTTGGCAACGTAGAGGTTGACGCCCGTGGCTGCAACGAAGTCGCGCTCCACCTGCTCGGCTTCACCTTCACGCAGCAGACCGTGGTCAACGAAGACACAGGTCAGCTGGTCCCCCACGGCACGCTGGACCAAGGCTGCGGCCACAGCGGAATCGACGCCGCCGGAAAGGCCGCAAATGACCTTCGAGTCCCCGATCTGCTGGCGGATGCGTTCCACCTGCTCTTCGAGGATGTTGCCGGTGGTCCAGTTGGGCGTCAGGCCCGCACCCTTGAAGAGGAAGTTCTCCAGGACGTGCTGCCCCAGGACGGAGTGCTTGACCTCGGGGTGCCACTGCACGCCGTAAAGGCGCTTCTGGTCATTGGCAAACGCTGCAACGGGGGCGCCCTCAGTGGTTGCGAGGACCTCGAAGCCTTCCGGGGCCTCGTGGACGGAGTCACCGTGGCTCATCCAGGTGTTCTGGGTGGCGGGAACGCCGTCAAGGATGGAGCGGGCATCGCCCACCAGCAGCGCTTCGGTTGCGCCGTACTCCCGCAGGCCCGTGCGGGCTACCTTTCCGCCCAGTGCGTTCGCCATGGCCTGGAAGCCGTAGCAGATGCCAAAAACCGGAACGCCGGCGTCGAAGAGGTCAGCGTCAACCTTGGGGGCACCATCCGCGTACACGCTGGACGGTCCGCCGGAGAGGATGATGGCTGCCGGGTTCTTGGCCAGAAGCTGCTCGGTGGTGAAGGTGTGCGGAACAATTTCCGAATACACATTTGCTTCGCGGACGCGGCGGGCAATCAGCTGCGCGTACTGGGCACCGTAGTCAACAACCAGCACCGGCTTCTGGGAAGTCTGGGGTGCGGTGGGAGTAGTCACCAAACAAGACTACTTTGCCCGGCCGCCCCGGCGCACGCCGGGGAACGCCCCCGACGGTCAAATAGAGCCTAAAACGGGCCCACCGTAAGCGATCTCACACCACCCGGCGGACGGACGACGTTTTCAGTACCGCTTTGACGCTTTCGGGTTGGCCGCAAGTTCCGCCTCGACCTGCGCGTGGAACTTCTTCTCCACAATGAAGGACAGGAGCGGGACCACGCCGCCCAGCGCCAACAGGATCAGCTTGGAGAACGGCCATCGCATGAGCGACCACAGCCGGAAGTTGGAAACCAGGTACACCACGTACATCCAGCCGTGGACGATCAGCACCGTGGTGGAAATGTTGAATCCGCCAATGACGCCCTTCGGTTCAGACTGGGCGAATCCGAAACCGAACGGCTGGCCGGTCACGGCGTTTGTCCCGCCGGCGAACAGCGAGACACCGAAGGCGTAGCGGGCCACCAGCTCTGCGCACAGCAGGAGAAGCATGGCACCGGTGAGGTAAGCCATCACTTTGTAGAACTTCAGGGCCGAACGGATCTGCGCTTCGGTTCCGCCGAACCGCCGCTTCTTGGGCTTGGGTCCGGACTGTTCGGGCTGGATGGCCGGTTTGGGTTCAATCATGGCTGTACCTTATGTTCTGGTTCAGAGTGCTGGGATTCCTGGACGGCCGGTTCGTCGCTGTGGTGCGCTTCGCCGCTGTGGTGAGGGCCGCCGTCGTCGAAGTCGTCGTCAAAGTCGCCACCGTCGAACTCGTCGCCCTCGAGGTCCCGACGGTAGTCATCGGCGACCATGCGCCACCAGATGTACAGGGCGAAGCCTGCGAACACCACCCACTCAACCGAGTAGAACAAGTTCAACCAGTTGATCTGCGTGGCAGGCGGCTGGGCCGGGATGTTCAGGGCCTTCACGGCCTCGTTCGCCGGAACCGGGCCCGTAGGCGTCGATTCAGCGGTGGCTGCGACGAATCCGGGGTAGCTGGAAACGTCCCATTTGTTGATGAGCTCCGCGACGGAAACCGCCGATGCCCGGCCTGGACCGGCGTCGACATTGGGCAGTGGTGCTTCAGAGGCCAGCAGGCGGCCGGTCAACGTCAGGGGGCCCGACGGCGGCGGTCCGGCTTGGTCGGGTTCGGCCACCCAACCGCGTGCGACAGGTATCCAGGTTTGGGGTGAGGCCGCTGCTCCGCTGAGCTTGGGAGCGTTATCCACGGCGAAGGCCGTAACGATCCAGTAGCCCTTGCGGTTGTCGTACAGCCTGCCTTCGACGAGCACCTGCTTGCCCGGATCATAGCTGCCGCTGGCTGTGACCATCTGGTCTTCCACCGAACCGGGGAAGAACTGCCCCGGCTTCAGGACGTCCACCAGGGGTTTGACTTCCTCGATGGAGGACGGTGTGGCCGGTTCGTGCTGTGCTGAACGGCTGAGCTGCCACTGGCTGAGCAGCACAAAAACCCCGGAGAGCAGGAGCGCAAAGACCAACCCTGCGATCCAGCGGGGTTTCAACGCAGTTTTCAACACCCCTTAACCGTACTTCGTCCGGCTGTAGAACAACGAAACGGGGTCAGTGGTCGAAGAACACCAGGGAGGAGTTGATGAGCTCTGCGATGACTTCGGTGTCGTGGGCCCGGCGCAAGGATTCCCGGAATGACTCCTTGGACAGTGACCTCGCCAACGTGGCAAGGACTTCCAAATGGTCGGAGAAGGAACTTGCAGGGGTGGCGATCAGGAGGATGACGGTGGCGGGACCGTCGGTGGCACCGAAGTCCAGGGCGTGCCCGAACTTGGTGACGCCAACGGCGATGGAGATCCGGTCCACGAACTCGCTGCGCGCATGCGGAAGTCCGATCCCGCCAGGAAGGCCGGTGGCCAGCTGGTGTTCACGCGACTGAACCTGCTTCAGGAACCCGTCAAGGTCCGTAATCCTGCCTGCTTCGTAAAGCTTTCCGGCCAACTGTGCCGCAGCGTCATTCTTGTCCTCGGCAACGAGTTCAAGAATGACGGTCTGCGGCGTTGTGAGTTCCGCGTCATACCGGTCAAGTGGTTCTGCCAAGTCCTGTTCCCTCCAGATGCGGCCTCCCGGCCGGAGTCCCCCGGCGGAGCCAAGCGAATGTCAGCGAAGGGGCATGATGTCATCGACTCCCATGCGGGCCGCATCCGCTGACTCGTCGTCCGGCTGCTCCTGGCTGAGCCTTTCGGCTTCAACCCTTGCCAAGTAATGCTTGATTTCGCTTTCGCGCTGGGTGTCGCTCCAGCCGAGGATTTCTCCCATCAGCTTAGCGACTACCGGAACGGCGGACACACCCCGGTCCCAGGCTTCGATGGATATCCGGGTCCGGCGCGTCAGGACATCGTGTACATGCCGGGCGCCTTCGTGGGTGGTTGCGTAGACCACTTCGGCTGCCAGGTAATCGTCCGCACCGGGCAGCGGCTCCGCCAATTCCGGTTGCCGCGCAATGAGATCCAGTACCTCGGCTGTCATGGAGCCGTAACGGTTCAGCAGGTGCTCCACCCGTGCCACGTGGACTCCGGCTTCCTCCGCTGAACGTGCGCGCCGGTTCCACGCTGCCTTGAAGCCTTCGGCTCCGAGCAGCGGAATGGTATCCGTGCAACTCGGCGGGACGCGCTCGTCCATGGCCCGGGTGGCCTCGTCCACGGCGTCCTTGGCCATGACCCGGTACGTGGTGTACTTACCGCCGGCAACCACCACGAGCCCTGGAACCGGATGCGCCACGACGTGCTCCCGCGACAACTTTGCCGTCGAGTCGTTGTCCCCTGCGAGGAGCGGCCGGAGCCCGGCATAGACGCCCTCCACATCCTCACGGGTCAACGGGCGTTTCAGGACACGGTTGACGTGCTCCAGGACGTAATCGATGTCCTTGCTGGAAGCTGCGGGGTGCGCTTTATCCAGCGTCCAGTCGGTGTCAGTGGTGCCGATGATCCAGTGGCGACCCCAGGGGATAACGAAAAGGACCGACTTTTCCGTGCGCAGGATGAGACCCACGGTTGATTGGAAACGGTCGCGGGGAACCACCAGGTGGATCCCCTTGGATGCCCGGACCTTGAGCTGGCCGCGATCGGTGACCATGGCCTGGGTCTCGTCCGTCCAGACGCCCGTGGCATTGACCACTTGCTTGGCCCGGACTTCGAAAACCTCGCCGTCCTCCTGGTTCTCAAGCTTGGCGCCGACCACGCGCTCACCCTCGCGGAGGAAGTCCACCACGCGTAGCCGGTTGGCAGCATGGGCTCCGTAGTGCGCGGCGGTCCGGACGACGT
The Paenarthrobacter ureafaciens genome window above contains:
- a CDS encoding 5-formyltetrahydrofolate cyclo-ligase, producing MESKEEIRSARRLQRRNRTPEQIAAAGEALARHGVSWAKDVSGGSPATFTVYLGVAFEPPTLPLIEALHQEGHRILLPVCEPGRTMSWVEWTPETTFVRSTYAPIDEPEGERLTSAVAGADAAGIFMPATAVDGDGNRIGQGGGYYDRFLQGLKDSAQRPRTIAVTYDDDVLPSGAIPAEAFDQPVTEVLTPSGIVRLGR
- a CDS encoding FmdB family zinc ribbon protein; translated protein: MPTYAYACKDCNHAFDLVQSFSDDSLTECPECKGALRKKFNSVGVVFKGSGFYRTDSRDSKGSTVSAAPSAPATPAPAATPAPAAAAS
- a CDS encoding RcpC/CpaB family pilus assembly protein; amino-acid sequence: MPLKPPSAPRFRTRQTPFGTRRHQGTTRTTDPSGHGQHWTATAASFGARHRRLTVALLLCLATGIAVQQLTPVPEQQVSIVVSARDLPVGASVSEADFITAGIPRSASFPGAIEDPARLQGRQLAAPLAKGQIPTETSFLGPGLLTGAPPGSAAVPLRMADPASIRLLSPGQLISVILSASEASASSPRHDVLAGAVPVLWTSAQGDAPGQWPGTSEADGLVVVAADPQQAEKLAGASTHGKLFFMLVHGPQSGPPDTAE
- a CDS encoding DUF4011 domain-containing protein: MPVWSKASKASTEKKAEVVSVSQGHEDGSEELRKWLSGLKPVTGADTMLRFVKTPEGAIDLSNAHPSGLAQLLAGRRTRLSTLIRDRQQYIVAARAARNIRSKIFELGNDRGIEAGYLSAGTVVWTSAVGGKPQRVSAPVMLTSIALTVRPGEDDFELQLTEQARINPALVRHLKNVHGIVFDVNAVARMAYNTARLDPQPVLDRLATLVQPIHGAEVEFNLLVTTLADLSGNLDDPWINMNNPIVAALAAVANGADIEPEPIKAGRFPSLDDRDPADELLLLDADTDQQYVVDAVRAGDSLVVSTPPGSGQTQTAINAIGALVSEGKSVLVVGERQSSVAGLSAHLESLGLDSMLFRPGNGTTPQQLKGQLVRAIMRNEKALEPQLGNLHATLTGHRHALVDHVASLHNVRERWGCSPYQAMQSLAELTSIHPAPSTTVRLKRSVLDNIKDREELAGRLRRAAELGSFSRASTSSPWYGARLLTRKETEEARQLAQVAEEKLPVLRERMKQLADHAEIRLGDTFAEWGTQLELLIAVRESLDKFTPDIFDRPVHDLISATATSAWRRERNIEMPSMQRSRLRRVAKEYVRPGVHIADLHSSLVLVQEQRALWAGYATTQRHPAVPSGLADLGALYRELEGELQRLGEALKYTSDGGSLHKTPYEELMERLERLVADTATLETLPERTLLIEQMREHGLGELLADLAAREVPAESVAAELDLAWWQSALEAMISGDDYLAMSDGDSLRKLEAEFRLADQAHIASGAARLRWQLASKWRQGIEEHPRQAELLRALLKDGRVTLPALSAQAPDLVPRLVPVWSVSPYLLTGVLPAEQKFDAVVIIDAESTSLQAVLPAIARARQVVAFGDAKIANARTFSVAVEPPVAGVASHEAVDSAFKALARILPTWQLNWVYRAVDEDLVLQLSKNYYDGGLRRLPDGSSVTGLDRSIVVEYIPDGTGLPGADHEGVESVAAEVNRVVDLVFEHARLRPRTSLAVVTASLRHAARIGEAIRLQLPNHPLLQTFFGAGPESFRVVDLERAQGLVRDHVIFSLGYGRTPHGRALHSFGPLSTEGGRNRFALAMTRARRSMHVLSCFRPEDLDLDRLSHGAVDFYELLDRELSGNSNLGTPASRAVASEQALGEDPLVADLGERLRARGARVWHLYDGVLDIAAAADPVHTIGREGAEIPTPVAIESDGTERYRRMSVRERSRLRPQLLERMGWRYMSLWTIEVFTDPSSCADRIGSYLGLENHVPQPATAPHHGFLDMDVEQLDLRDVQPSYIRSSPATPMGVASGAATGDGKEATLNPAEPGAKSQDVAKAKGSDESGSGESGSKGSTDGMAQATDDDEGNADAAGMTESTEKEEPEVDSEAPEDAKGKRAAAKPSAEGVLPNKAAEDDPRRWGDEPGYDHDQWLKEQKPPHWG
- the guaA gene encoding glutamine-hydrolyzing GMP synthase → MTTPTAPQTSQKPVLVVDYGAQYAQLIARRVREANVYSEIVPHTFTTEQLLAKNPAAIILSGGPSSVYADGAPKVDADLFDAGVPVFGICYGFQAMANALGGKVARTGLREYGATEALLVGDARSILDGVPATQNTWMSHGDSVHEAPEGFEVLATTEGAPVAAFANDQKRLYGVQWHPEVKHSVLGQHVLENFLFKGAGLTPNWTTGNILEEQVERIRQQIGDSKVICGLSGGVDSAVAAALVQRAVGDQLTCVFVDHGLLREGEAEQVERDFVAATGVNLYVANEQERFLNALAGVSDPETKRKIIGREFIRAFEEAERAIIAQAAAEGEKIKFLVQGTLYPDVVESGGGEGAANIKSHHNVGGLPEDLQFELVEPLRALFKDEVRAVGAQLGLPQEIVGRQPFPGPGLGIRIVGEVNKERLDLLRKADAIARAELTAAGLDNDVWQMPVVLLADVRSVGVQGDGRTYGHPIVLRPVSSEDAMTADWSRLPYDLLARISNRITNEVDGVNRVVLDVTSKPPGTIEWE
- a CDS encoding DUF3817 domain-containing protein — encoded protein: MIEPKPAIQPEQSGPKPKKRRFGGTEAQIRSALKFYKVMAYLTGAMLLLLCAELVARYAFGVSLFAGGTNAVTGQPFGFGFAQSEPKGVIGGFNISTTVLIVHGWMYVVYLVSNFRLWSLMRWPFSKLILLALGGVVPLLSFIVEKKFHAQVEAELAANPKASKRY
- a CDS encoding SURF1 family protein, whose product is MLKTALKPRWIAGLVFALLLSGVFVLLSQWQLSRSAQHEPATPSSIEEVKPLVDVLKPGQFFPGSVEDQMVTASGSYDPGKQVLVEGRLYDNRKGYWIVTAFAVDNAPKLSGAAASPQTWIPVARGWVAEPDQAGPPPSGPLTLTGRLLASEAPLPNVDAGPGRASAVSVAELINKWDVSSYPGFVAATAESTPTGPVPANEAVKALNIPAQPPATQINWLNLFYSVEWVVFAGFALYIWWRMVADDYRRDLEGDEFDGGDFDDDFDDGGPHHSGEAHHSDEPAVQESQHSEPEHKVQP
- a CDS encoding PTS sugar transporter subunit IIA, which gives rise to MAEPLDRYDAELTTPQTVILELVAEDKNDAAAQLAGKLYEAGRITDLDGFLKQVQSREHQLATGLPGGIGLPHARSEFVDRISIAVGVTKFGHALDFGATDGPATVILLIATPASSFSDHLEVLATLARSLSKESFRESLRRAHDTEVIAELINSSLVFFDH
- a CDS encoding glycerol-3-phosphate dehydrogenase/oxidase, which encodes MSNIAGGSQVNSAGALSPESRAASIEALKATAEAGKELDILIVGGGVVGAGAALDAVTRGLTVGIVEARDWSSGTSSRSSKLIHGGLRYLEMLDFALVQEALQERGLLIQTIAPHLVRPVPFLYPLTRRFVERPYVGAGIMLYDTLGLTSGHSRGVPMHRHLTKRGTLRAAPSLKDDAFVGSIRYYDAQVDDARLVVNVVRTAAHYGAHAANRLRVVDFLREGERVVGAKLENQEDGEVFEVRAKQVVNATGVWTDETQAMVTDRGQLKVRASKGIHLVVPRDRFQSTVGLILRTEKSVLFVIPWGRHWIIGTTDTDWTLDKAHPAASSKDIDYVLEHVNRVLKRPLTREDVEGVYAGLRPLLAGDNDSTAKLSREHVVAHPVPGLVVVAGGKYTTYRVMAKDAVDEATRAMDERVPPSCTDTIPLLGAEGFKAAWNRRARSAEEAGVHVARVEHLLNRYGSMTAEVLDLIARQPELAEPLPGADDYLAAEVVYATTHEGARHVHDVLTRRTRISIEAWDRGVSAVPVVAKLMGEILGWSDTQRESEIKHYLARVEAERLSQEQPDDESADAARMGVDDIMPLR